One window of the Schistocerca gregaria isolate iqSchGreg1 unplaced genomic scaffold, iqSchGreg1.2 ptg000566l, whole genome shotgun sequence genome contains the following:
- the LOC126315209 gene encoding protein phosphatase 2A catalytic subunit B-like → MNLDLDWTIEKLYRGELLEEATVKEVCQKFKELLSTQPNVLHLHTPITVVGNVHGQFYDLLELFRVGGRPPDVEYLFLGCYVDLDGYSVETVSLLFCLVLKYPARIHLLRGNHECKYMSKTFGFYAECIRKYHRPNVWKYFVEAFNYLPLCAVIDESIFCVHSGLSRYLIDIDSIDILDRFQDVPVADPITDLLWSNPRLEPSSAEIFDSEEQEQGYVSSYGMRDVEMFLQTNMYSQIVRSHEFCFDGYEVMFDQKLSTIWSMPNYGGCLGNVACYLEILPRLEKNYRTFIAYPESMRRRVLNPFKTSFDYFV, encoded by the exons ATGAATCTCGATTTAGATTGGACCATTGAGAAATTGTACAGAGGTGAATTGCTTGAAGAAGCCACTGTGAAAGAAGTTTGTCAAAAGTTCAAAGAGCTGTTAAGCACCCAGCCGAATGTTCTTCATCTGCACACCCCTATTACGGTTGTAGGAAACGTACACGG TCAGTTTTACGATTTATTGGAGCTGTTCAGAGTTGGTGGAAGGCCGCCAGATGTCGAGTATCTTTTCTTGGGCTGCTATGTCGACTTAGACGGCTACAGCGTGGAAACCGTATCGCTACTGTTTTGCCTGGTCCTTAAGTATCCCGCTCGAATTCATTTGTTGAGGGGCAATCACGAATGTAAATACATGTCGAAAACATTTGGGTTCTACGCAGAATGCATACGTAAGTACCATCGTCCCAATGTGTGGAAGTATTTTGTCGAGGCTTTCAATTATCTCCCATTGTGCGCGGTGATTGATGAGTCCATTTTTTGCGTACACAGCGGCCTGTCTCGGTATTTGATCGACATCGACAGCATAGATATATTGGACCGCTTCCAGGACGTTCCAGTTGCCGACCCTATAACTGACTTGCTCTGGTCAAATCCGCGCCTTGAGCCGAGCTCTGCCGAAATTTTTGACTCTGAAGAACAAGAACAAGGTTACGTTTCTAGTTACGGAATGAGGGACGTCGAGATGTTTTTGCAGACCAACATGTACTCCCAAATAGTTCGGAGTCACGAGTTTTGCTTTGACGGGTACGAGGTGATGTTCGATCAGAAGCTGTCTACCATTTGGAGCATGCCAAACTACGGGGGGTGTCTGGGAAATGTAGCTTGTTATTTGGAGATTCTACCTAGGCTCGAAAAAAATTATCGGACTTTTATTGCATATCCGGAATCGATGAGACGACGGGTCTTGAATCCTTTCAAGACGTCGTTTGATTATTTCGTATGA